Proteins encoded together in one Amblyraja radiata isolate CabotCenter1 chromosome 11, sAmbRad1.1.pri, whole genome shotgun sequence window:
- the LOC116978743 gene encoding interleukin-8-like isoform X2, which produces MFRKGSLTVFSVFVLCLVLTEVAALSRLTPQKRCKCTDIIDRLQRGMKISNIKIFFKQPYCPKNEIIVNLKDGTKLCLNPAAARGKHLIASMKRKMKA; this is translated from the exons ATGTTTCGCAAAGGTTCTCTCACGGTCTTCTCAGTCTTTGTTCTGTGCCTTGTACTTACAGAGG TTGCAGCTCTAAGTCGCCTGACTCCACAAAAGCGTTGCAAATGTACTGACATAATAGACAGATTGCAACGAGGCATGAAAATCAGCAATATCAAAATTTTCTTCAAGCAACCATATTGTCCAAAAAATGAAATCAT TGTCAACTTGAAAGATGGGACAAAACTTTGCTTGAACCCTGCTGCAGCAAGAGGGAAACATTTGATTGCTTCTATGAAA AGGAAAATGAAGGCTTAA
- the LOC116978743 gene encoding interleukin-8-like isoform X1 produces MFRKGSLTVFSVFVLCLVLTEVAALSRLTPQKRCKCTDIIDRLQRGMKISNIKIFFKQPYCPKNEIIVNLKDGTKLCLNPAAARGKHLIASMKKENEGLSKQLN; encoded by the exons ATGTTTCGCAAAGGTTCTCTCACGGTCTTCTCAGTCTTTGTTCTGTGCCTTGTACTTACAGAGG TTGCAGCTCTAAGTCGCCTGACTCCACAAAAGCGTTGCAAATGTACTGACATAATAGACAGATTGCAACGAGGCATGAAAATCAGCAATATCAAAATTTTCTTCAAGCAACCATATTGTCCAAAAAATGAAATCAT TGTCAACTTGAAAGATGGGACAAAACTTTGCTTGAACCCTGCTGCAGCAAGAGGGAAACATTTGATTGCTTCTATGAAAAAG GAAAATGAAGGCTTAAGCAAACAGTTGAACTGA